atcatttgaaattatttataatttgtataatatttttaataacttctTTTAATAGATATGCTTTATTATACAAGCAATATTGGAGGTTTTTGGAAGAAttcatttgttgtttatggTTTTGGTTGCATTTTCtcttatttaagtttttattttaaactacAATATATCGATTTCGCGTGCTGCGGCTATCATGCCCACGAATCCTTCGGTCACCTCGCGTGCCACTGGAATAATATCCTCCGGAGGCAGGACAAAGCCCAATTCGCCCTTATCGCGCAGCTCTATGGTATAGGGTATCTTGATGTTCTTCACCGCATAGGCCCATTCCTTGCCCGAACCAGAAACTTCATCTAAAACAAGTACCCagatttataaaatgtattgatAAAGATAAAAATGTTAGACTTACATAATGTGGTAGCACTGGATCCATAGGTAAACACCGTGCCATATCTTCTATAAAGGGCATCCGAAAAGCCTTTGGCCACGTGCATCATTTGAGGATAGTGTTCGGGAAACTCTAGAGCGGTGTGTCCCCACGGCGAAAGGACATATTGTCCATAAGAATGTAACGAGATGTAGATCTTTATGGCGCCTTCAGGTATGGAGTTGTTTATATAGGCTGTTAGTTGGCTAATCTCGGGATCTGATTCTGCCGAAGGACCACCATACAATTGTGAACAGGGATCCGAGTCAGCTCCAGTcactgaaattaaataataaatgaagcTTACTAGTTGCTACATTCTAgatataaagtataataaatatatcgtAATCAACTTACACATCCAGAGGTAATCAAAGTTGCGATTGAGATCAGTGCCAATACACGTTCCCGTGGGATCTGAATTCAGACGGGACTTTCGCCAAAGACGTTCCTGCAAAGTCATGGTAATAAAGATAATCGGTCATAGAGCTAATTGACTACTAGTTAGTAATAGCCGATAAGATAGACGGCGCTATAACGATATCGGCATGTATTTGATCTGATAATCTAATCGAAAGCGCCCTGCCCTTTCATTACCATTCATTACGTATCGTAAATATTTAGACAATTTATAAGTACTAACCACTTCGTGCGAATAAGTAAAGCCATCTGTATTCAGAACGGGAATGATATACCAGTCTACATTCTGCGCTATATCCCTGACTGCAGGGTTACGGGGCACCAGTAATTCATCGATGAAATATGTAATCGTCGCTGATGTAATCCACTCGCGGGCATGAATATTGGACTCTATGAAAACTGTGGGATTTCCCTCTTTGTACGAGATTTTAACACCTCGAATCGGTCTGCCCTCATGTGAGTTGCCAATGGTAAAGGGTGTGACTATATCCGGATAACGAGCCTCGATCACATCCAACCAGGCGTAGATTTCGTCCAGAGTGTGAAACTGTGTCCACTCCATGGAAGTAATACGCTGTTTGGGTCTCTGCGCATCGATGTGCATCTGAACATTATCGATCTTCAGTCTATAGGTGAAATTATGTGTGGTCAAGAGGCTTTCAAATGCCTCCTGATATTGAGGAGGCAGCATTACATCAGAGGATTCACCCAGGTGACGAGCCTCGCGCCAATTGCTGAGCTgtggcaaattcaattaaactatTAAATAACATTAGGTTTTATGAATTCAACCTACCTGCAAGGACTTCTCCTGAGAGTTGAGCAGCCTAAACTGCGCCAGATCGTCGATCCTCACATTGTATACCTTGTAGTTATCATATCGCACTTGCTCAACGCACTGAGCCAAGTTAAAGAGTCCTACGACTAGGAGAATTTTCACCAACATACCGCTCAATGGAAAAGTCAGCGTGGAACTGTCGAGGCCCGTAGAATTCCGACCTGATTAGGCAAAACTTATCGCCGCGACTGCCCATTGAGTCCATTGAcggtttcttgtttttttatcagcaataaaaaaactattttaggCAGGCCGAAGCCTTTTTGTTCAAGCAGTTCAAGTTTCGAGTTGTCTGGGCTGGCGAGCAGCACTTGGTACTTAGGCTGTCTCTCAACTTTACACATAAATTTTGTGCAACGGCAGCCCATTTCATTGTAGGTCATTGCATAATGAAGTTACCGCCCCGAGGCACATAAATTTCCCTGGGAGCTCGAGGAGATTTCAGACCGCTTTCTGTTCGCTGTCTTCTGTCTTCTGTTTGACTTGCGGTGCTTAGTGCGAACATTTTGTTTAGGCCCGTTACGGTTGAGGTTTTCGCAACCAGTTTCAGTTACGTTAcgttaggttttttttttatgtccTGTGGCGAGTGCTTAAAGGACTTCGTCCTGGGCTTTGGTCATATTTTGCGCGGGTATTAGAGGAACACGACGTGGTCGTTGTCACCGCATGAGGTGCGTCAACCGTGTGTCCTGTGCCCGAAAAGCGGCCAAGGTGTGGGGATTCCTTAAGTGGCCTGGACATGAAAGGCGCATCAAAGTGGATTTGCAGCGGGGAAAATGCCGAGCGAAGAACTACAGGGGTGGCAGCAAAATATTTCGCAAAAATGTTAATGGCTGTGTGAAATATCGGTGGAAAATGCTAAACATTCAGTGGCATTCAATCTGGCTAACTTTCGGGCAGTTCCAACTGAGAAGGGTGAAGAATTTACAGCCTTTACAATAAATCAGGGATTTAACAGCCACTTACAAGCCTCAAAAGTCAGCCATAAAGTGTGTAAAGTGTTTGGTACTATAATTCCTTATGCTTCAATCAAGATGAAGTCCTTATTCCACTGAGTTAATATTGCATTTCGTCCTTATACTTCTAATAATAAAACTGATTTAAAATTCCATACAGTTAATTTAAATCCTGTACTTGAAATTACAATTAGTTTGCATGGATATTTATGTCATATCTGGCTGAGAATCGTGATAAAACTTATACAATCtgtgaatatattttaaaagaaatggGAACTTTGACAACTTACTTTGCGCTGATGATCGCCGCCTGGGGAATGCAACTACGACCTCGACTTTATCTTCCCATGGGTGAATTGGAACTAACTCTTCAGATGGCCAACCTGACATGGGCTTTTATAGAGGCCAACCTGTATACCCAATTCACGATGCTGATTCTACTGCTGCCATCAAAGGTGTTTACAACCCAGAGGCAAAGGAACTACAAATGGGTCTTCGTGATGCCCTATATACTGCAATATATGACTTGCTTTTGGCGCACTACACAAAATGTTAAGGAGCTGCTGACTTCACCACCGATGTTTTTACTGGAGGATTATGCGTTAGCACACCTAAAAATGAGCCTGGTTTTCGgactgcagctgctggcattGATAGaaatcgtttttattttattttataacctGAATAAAGAGCCACAGCAGATTGCGGActaaaaaaaggaataactAAGTGGAGATGTAAGAAACAGTAGCTGTAAGATGAAATTAAAGCACCTTCCACTTCGCCAACTCCTTTCAACAATTAGTGGCGGATTATTTGATTAGCTCGCTAATTGCCTTGTCCTCGACACCGCACCAAATAAATTTGGTGAACCACTTATTGCTTATCAGCGGCAATAAAGGCGAGCCAAGCGGGATTAAAGCCAACTCGTTGGCGCAGGATTACAAGTCCTGCGGCGAAAACTTGAGCCGAAACTTTCAACACCTCGTGGCGGCGGTGGAAATTGCGGAAAACTTCTTAACTTTTAAACCAACGGCGAACACAACACTTGTCGTGGCGCGTGCGATAAGCCAGCGTCGCTTTTTTAATTGCGCAAAGTCCTTGGGACTTCCACCGACCCAAAGGACTCCTGGTTAAAGCCGCCTTTAAAGTGTCATAAATATCGCGGCGTTTATATTTCCTGCAGCACTTTTAATTGTGTGTTCGCTTGGtggaggaaaagaaaaaataagcCGGTCATAACATAAATCTCATTGCTGGGGTTAACATGTCGTATgcttaatatttttttcactcAACTCGCGAAAAAATGTCAATGCCGGAAAGCGTTTagcatttggtttttttcatTGTGCTCTGTGGATTTAATTAGCCTCAAAATGTCCCCGGAAAATGGCAACCTGGCATGCCACATGGCAAGTGTCCTCGCTTTCCTGGCACGACGGAGGGTCGGCCAGGATAAGCCAAGGAAGTGCCCACGGCCAAGGAAGGAAGTTGCATGTTCGGCCTCAAGTTCAATTTGCTGGTTTTAGCCACATTTTTGGACAGCTGGTGTGCTGTTGGGTTGTGGCAAAGCCGGTTGAGGAAAACATTTGGCTGAGAGATGGGAACCTGAttcataatttcattttttattcttcgagaaaaagtttttcttgcCGGCATTTCCCAGCGGGATGTATACTTTAACTTCCCTTTgttaatgtaaaaaaaatagtgcaaataaaatcacttcacatttaaatatttacatattttaaaaattaactttattGACATTTCATGTACAGTGATTAAGTTAAAATGAGGCCTTAATAATGCTGAGAGCCAACCAACCGAAGTTATACTTatgcttatattttattaaaatacagAAGCCCATTCTCACCCAAATCCACGCTGCATGTTGCCCGGCCATTAATGCAACATCTAGGGATACGAACTGCAGATCGTTATCATGGCAATTATAGTTTGCTGCCTTGAGCAGGCCGCTCTATTGTTAATTTGACTCGATTTCCAGGTGGAAAATACCAGGAACAATTGCGGCTAAGGCTAAGTGGTTCCATGCGTTGACACGCCCAGCtagagcaactgcagcaattATCTGGCCATAATTAACGCTGATGCATAGCAATCTAATTGCCGAACGGGCACGCTTGTGTGATCATCTCCTTTCCGATCCCGCTACCAAGTCATACCATCTtctatatacgagtatgtacgtatgtatatcaTAACCCAtacccatcccatcccaggCGACGTGACAACAAGTGCCCACCTTGACTTTTCGCTGCcacagggggcgtggcacatgccaatgatgatgatgatggtgatggagatgatgatgttgatgtgCCGTGTTCAGTAAGCGATTATTTTTTCAGTTGAGCATTTCTTCAGCACGCCACTCAGGCATcgaattgttttcatttggtgtgtttgtgtgtggagtttttttttaaacgtCGTCGCTGCCAgctatttattgttaaatgaagcgatttgtttgttgtcatTATGCTGCGAAGCGTTAAAACattttcgctttattttttctactctcgaaaatttgtttttccactGCCGCCGCACAGCGAGAAAATTGGGTGTGGAAGCGGGTGTGTGCGAGGTTGTAAAGGTAGGAcgttgaaatatataaaagctATAGCCTCGGGTTAAGGTGGTTGGGATTTTTTGGCACATCGTCAGCGGCTCAGGTGGTTCTCACTGGCTCTGAGTGGTGGGGTGTACAGCGGTAAGTGGTTGGAGCAAATGCCTTCTAAGCGACGTTGTCGATGTGTGAATTCCAAACAAGCTGCGGCAGCTGTTCAACATCTAGTCAGAGCTggagaagtaaaaaaaatattttgcgaaTGGTTCGACTGCTTTTTTTCACGGCTGTATAGCAAACGGTTTAGTGAGAAGCGCAGGGGAAGGCGTTGTAGCCcttctccgcgattctcaaaaAGTTTACTTGGTTACGTTTCCATCTTATAATTAGTTTACATATCCTTTcttcttttaatattaatggTTTTAAAGTAAAGGATTGATATCCCTTAGACTCTCCACGCAGAGGTTTCCTTTTGGAAACCATTTATCATAGGCAACACAGCACCCCAGCTCCATCCTGCTCACATCATTGACTTAATTCCACCTTGACATTCTTTCGACTTGTAGCTGAGAACCCACATCAGCGATCTCAGACATGCTAACTAAGCCCTTCACctcgatgtggatgtgaatgtggatgtggatatgctGATGCCACCGTGGGCGTTTGTCTCCGCCTAATCCGCTTTTAAAGTAAGTAACAAAGTagagaaaataaaacgcaaaccgGAAATCACAAGTCAAGTTGATGAACTGTCGTTGCGGTGCTGTCCTCGGTTTGAAAATCGGGCAGACTACGATGACGACAACAACGCACAAGCACAAAAGACATGGCACCTGCAAAAAAGTTTGCAGACACATTTGGACCCTTTGCCCAATGCTCCAGCTTCAAAACCCATTCCCCCTTTTGCTCCGTTAGAGATTTacgcatttattttgcattttttatttaccgCACAGAACATGCgcgcagatttaagcaaaaATCGCTGGCTGAAATGCTGAAAAGCAAAATCAAAAGCTAAAGCTAAAGGCGAAACGAGTTGAGTAGAGTTGGTTAGACACATTTTTCGGTTCGCTTGTCGATTTGCCTGCGTTGACATGACAAAAGGCGCAGATCTGCATACATTTGCATGTCATTGGACACTGGTGGATCGCATCATCAGGCAAGGACACTGgaaatctgaatctgaaatCCCCTTAAGACATTCGGGTACACGCCGCTTGCCCACGTTAACAATATGTTAAGTTGCCCTACGACAGACTCGCAAAACTCCACTttgattcacaaaaaaaagaaaacctcggCCTCAACGAGTTAATCGCTTCTCCTCGGCCTTTTCAGTCATTTGTCAGCTGTCTGTTCTGActtttctgtgtgtttttgggtgGGGTTTTCCCTCTTTGGTGGGAggcataattgcaatttgtttgaatTAACCAGTTAGATCTAGGCATTGACGGGCAGTACAGGCCTGGGCCTCCAAAGACCAATAGTCACCACTTGCAAATGCCGAAATTTATTGCTTGGACCATTAAGGAAAGTAGCAAATTGCTTTCGGCTGGTCAGCACTCGAGGCTAATGTGCTCACTATTTACTGGCCAGGGACATCTCCAACCCTTCAATTCGGAAAGgtaataaatatcaaaagcaCCCTGGaggcaaatatttactttaaaattgAAACCTACCCCTTCCA
This genomic interval from Drosophila teissieri strain GT53w chromosome 3L, Prin_Dtei_1.1, whole genome shotgun sequence contains the following:
- the LOC122617401 gene encoding zinc carboxypeptidase, whose protein sequence is MLVKILLVVGLFNLAQCVEQVRYDNYKVYNVRIDDLAQFRLLNSQEKSLQLSNWREARHLGESSDVMLPPQYQEAFESLLTTHNFTYRLKIDNVQMHIDAQRPKQRITSMEWTQFHTLDEIYAWLDVIEARYPDIVTPFTIGNSHEGRPIRGVKISYKEGNPTVFIESNIHAREWITSATITYFIDELLVPRNPAVRDIAQNVDWYIIPVLNTDGFTYSHEVERLWRKSRLNSDPTGTCIGTDLNRNFDYLWMLTGADSDPCSQLYGGPSAESDPEISQLTAYINNSIPEGAIKIYISLHSYGQYVLSPWGHTALEFPEHYPQMMHVAKGFSDALYRRYGTVFTYGSSATTLYEVSGSGKEWAYAVKNIKIPYTIELRDKGELGFVLPPEDIIPVAREVTEGFVGMIAAAREIDIL
- the LOC122617791 gene encoding uncharacterized protein LOC122617791; the protein is MSYLAENRDKTYTICEYILKEMGTLTTYFALMIAAWGMQLRPRLYLPMGELELTLQMANLTWAFIEANLYTQFTMLILLLPSKVFTTQRQRNYKWVFVMPYILQYMTCFWRTTQNVKELLTSPPMFLLEDYALAHLKMSLVFGLQLLALIEIVFILFYNLNKEPQQIAD